A stretch of Vannielia litorea DNA encodes these proteins:
- a CDS encoding glutathione S-transferase family protein — protein sequence MITFYHAPNSRSGTVAIAIEEMGLSGEIETKIVSVPRQDGSGGPDAANPHPEKKVPALEVDGTLVTERAAILALLSELFPEAPTAIPPGHPDRGPFLMWLAYYAGVVEPLIMGMVCEVSDSPIWITTYRDMAAMAERMESALADRDYLLESGFSAADLIMASPYMWKRDWLPKVPVIEAWFERVKGRPAVQAVAMRDNP from the coding sequence ATGATCACCTTCTACCACGCCCCCAACTCCCGCAGCGGCACAGTGGCCATCGCCATCGAAGAAATGGGGCTTTCAGGTGAAATAGAGACGAAGATCGTCTCTGTTCCACGGCAAGACGGCTCCGGCGGCCCCGACGCCGCCAACCCGCACCCCGAAAAGAAGGTGCCGGCGCTGGAGGTGGACGGAACGCTCGTCACCGAACGCGCCGCCATCCTGGCGCTGCTCTCCGAGCTCTTTCCCGAGGCGCCCACCGCCATCCCGCCGGGACACCCCGACCGGGGGCCCTTTCTGATGTGGCTGGCCTATTATGCCGGCGTCGTGGAGCCGCTGATCATGGGCATGGTCTGCGAGGTGAGCGACTCGCCGATCTGGATCACCACCTACCGCGACATGGCGGCCATGGCCGAGCGGATGGAATCGGCGCTGGCGGACCGGGACTATCTGCTCGAAAGCGGCTTTTCTGCCGCCGATCTCATCATGGCCTCGCCCTACATGTGGAAGCGCGACTGGCTGCCCAAGGTGCCGGTGATCGAGGCCTGGTTCGAGCGCGTCAAGGGCCGCCCCGCGGTGCAGGCCGTGGCCATGCGCGACAACCCGTAG
- a CDS encoding DMT family transporter — MDIRAIFMGLTFAFIWSSAFTSARIIVTAAPPLAVSSIRFFLAGCIALLIARALGQSFNLTRNQWRATVIFGICQNALYLGLNFIAMQWVEAGLAAIIASSMPLLVGLIGWVALGDRLPRIGVLGLVMGFGGVLLIMGARLEAGVSLPGVALCTVAALALAVATLALRGASGDGGNLMVVVGYQMLIGAACLVIPAALFETWEYTPGTALTLAFLYTVFVPGLLATWIWFKLVGRIGAVKAATFHFLNPFFGVLVAWIFLDEHIGPLDIVGVAVIAVGILLVQLAKQKKAAA; from the coding sequence ATGGACATTCGCGCAATCTTCATGGGGCTGACCTTTGCCTTCATCTGGTCGTCGGCCTTTACTTCGGCGCGGATCATCGTGACGGCGGCGCCACCGCTGGCGGTGTCTTCCATCCGGTTCTTCCTGGCGGGCTGCATCGCGCTGCTGATCGCGCGCGCGCTGGGCCAGAGCTTCAACCTCACCCGCAACCAGTGGCGCGCGACGGTGATCTTCGGGATCTGCCAGAATGCGCTCTATCTCGGCCTGAACTTCATTGCGATGCAATGGGTGGAGGCCGGGCTGGCGGCGATCATCGCCTCCTCGATGCCGCTGCTGGTGGGGCTGATCGGCTGGGTGGCGCTGGGCGACCGGTTGCCGCGCATCGGCGTGCTGGGGCTGGTGATGGGGTTCGGCGGCGTATTGCTCATCATGGGCGCGCGGCTGGAGGCGGGCGTGAGCCTGCCCGGCGTGGCGCTCTGCACCGTGGCGGCCCTGGCGTTGGCGGTGGCCACCCTGGCGCTGCGGGGCGCGAGCGGAGACGGCGGCAACCTGATGGTGGTGGTGGGCTACCAGATGCTCATCGGCGCGGCCTGCCTCGTGATCCCTGCGGCATTGTTCGAGACGTGGGAATACACGCCCGGTACCGCGCTGACGCTGGCCTTTCTCTACACCGTCTTCGTGCCGGGCCTGCTGGCAACCTGGATCTGGTTCAAGCTGGTGGGGCGGATCGGGGCGGTGAAGGCCGCCACCTTCCACTTTCTCAACCCGTTCTTCGGGGTGCTGGTGGCCTGGATCTTCCTCGACGAGCACATCGGCCCGCTCGACATCGTCGGCGTGGCGGTGATTGCCGTGGGCATCCTGCTGGTGCAATTGGCCAAGCAGAAGAAGGCAGCGGCCTGA
- a CDS encoding HU family DNA-binding protein: MASKPMTKTALVAAIADELGSDKKSAGAALDAITAIITKEVSAGGAVTLPGVGKIYCRERPERMVRNPATGDQIKKEADKVVKMTIAKALKDSVNG, encoded by the coding sequence ATGGCAAGCAAACCGATGACCAAGACCGCCCTGGTTGCCGCGATCGCCGACGAACTCGGCAGCGACAAGAAGTCGGCCGGCGCGGCTCTGGATGCGATCACCGCGATCATCACCAAGGAAGTTTCGGCCGGCGGCGCCGTGACCCTGCCCGGCGTTGGCAAGATCTACTGCCGTGAGCGCCCCGAGCGCATGGTGCGCAACCCCGCCACCGGCGACCAGATCAAGAAAGAGGCCGACAAGGTGGTGAAGATGACCATCGCCAAGGCCCTGAAAGACAGCGTGAACGGCTGA
- a CDS encoding AMP nucleosidase, whose protein sequence is MNANGQITPVVTPEGQRAELFDDPGKAVERLEELYRSSTRFLSKHFSEAVTGEAPTVRYRAFYPEIRLTTTSHAKTDSRLSFGHVAGPGTYSTTVTRPDLFRAYLKQQLGLLIRNHGQPVLIGPSATPIPVHFAVANDAHVTVPQDGALTYPLRDVFDVPDLSTTNDAIVDDFGYVHEDGSHALAPFSAQRIDYSLARLSHYTATAAEHFQNHVLFTNYQFYVEEFEAYARHVLADPKSGYTSFVSTGNVEITDPEAPLPQPSKMPQMPTYHLKAENGAGITLVNIGVGPSNAKTATDHIAVLRPHAWLMVGHCAGLRNSQSLGDFVLAHAYLREDHVLDDDLPVWVPIPPLAEIQIALEKAVADVTMLEGFELKRIMRTGTVATIDNRNWELRDQSGPVQRLSQSRAIALDMESATIAANGFRFRVPYGTLLCVSDKPLHGELKLPGMASEFYKSQVANHLLIGIRAMEHLRTMPLERLHSRKLRSFDETAFL, encoded by the coding sequence GTGAACGCGAACGGGCAGATCACGCCGGTTGTAACGCCGGAGGGGCAGCGGGCCGAGCTGTTTGACGATCCGGGCAAGGCGGTGGAGCGGCTCGAGGAGCTGTACCGGTCTTCGACCCGGTTTCTCTCGAAGCACTTCAGCGAGGCGGTGACAGGCGAGGCGCCGACGGTGCGGTACCGGGCCTTCTATCCCGAGATCCGGCTGACCACCACCAGCCACGCCAAGACCGACAGCCGGCTGAGCTTTGGCCATGTTGCCGGTCCGGGCACCTACAGCACCACCGTCACCCGGCCGGACCTGTTTCGGGCGTATCTCAAGCAGCAACTCGGGCTACTCATTCGCAACCACGGGCAGCCGGTGCTGATCGGGCCGTCGGCCACGCCGATCCCGGTGCATTTTGCGGTGGCCAACGATGCCCATGTGACGGTGCCGCAGGACGGGGCGCTGACCTATCCGCTGCGCGACGTGTTCGACGTGCCGGACCTCAGCACCACGAATGACGCCATCGTGGATGATTTCGGCTATGTCCACGAGGACGGCAGCCACGCGCTCGCCCCCTTCAGCGCCCAGCGGATCGACTATTCGCTGGCCCGGCTCAGCCACTACACCGCAACGGCGGCGGAGCATTTTCAGAACCACGTGCTCTTCACCAACTACCAGTTCTACGTCGAGGAGTTCGAGGCCTACGCGCGGCATGTGCTGGCCGATCCGAAGAGCGGCTACACCAGCTTTGTCAGCACCGGGAACGTGGAGATCACCGACCCGGAGGCGCCGCTGCCGCAGCCCTCGAAGATGCCGCAGATGCCGACCTACCACCTGAAGGCCGAGAACGGTGCGGGGATCACCCTGGTCAACATCGGGGTGGGGCCCTCGAACGCCAAGACGGCGACCGACCACATCGCCGTGCTCCGGCCGCATGCCTGGCTGATGGTGGGGCATTGCGCGGGGCTCAGGAACAGCCAGAGCCTCGGAGATTTCGTGCTGGCCCATGCCTACCTGCGCGAGGACCACGTGCTGGATGACGATCTGCCCGTCTGGGTGCCGATCCCGCCGCTGGCAGAGATCCAGATCGCGCTCGAGAAGGCGGTGGCCGATGTGACCATGCTCGAGGGTTTCGAGTTGAAGCGGATCATGCGGACCGGCACGGTGGCGACCATCGACAACCGCAACTGGGAGCTGCGCGACCAGTCCGGCCCGGTGCAGCGCCTGAGCCAGAGCCGCGCCATCGCGCTCGACATGGAGAGCGCGACCATCGCCGCCAACGGCTTTCGCTTCCGGGTGCCCTACGGCACGCTGCTCTGCGTCAGCGACAAGCCGCTGCACGGCGAGCTGAAACTGCCCGGCATGGCCTCGGAGTTCTATAAATCTCAGGTTGCGAACCACCTGCTGATCGGGATACGGGCCATGGAACACCTGCGCACCATGCCTCTGGAACGCCTCCACAGCCGGAAATTGCGCAGTTTTGACGAAACGGCCTTCCTGTAG
- the ade gene encoding adenine deaminase, which translates to MTADFKTWAEAAPELVAVAAGRQPADLVIRGGKLVNVQSREVLDGWQVAVKGGRFAYVGPDASHCIGADTEVVEAEGRYLVPGLCDGHMHIESGMLTPAEFARAVTPHGTTVMFTDPHEIANVLGLEGVRLMHDEALLQPVSIFTQMPSCAPSAPGLETTGFEISPEDVAEAMAWPGIIGLGEMMNFPGVSAGDPKMLAEIAATQRAGKTVGGHYASPDLGPAFHAYVAGGPADDHEGTGEADAIMRVRQGMRSMMRLGSAWYDVESQITAVTEKGLDPRNFILCTDDCHSGTLVQDGHMNRVVRHAIACGCEPLIALQMATVNTATHFGLERELGSIAPGRRADVILTSDLKALPIEKVWAKGVLVAENGKVSVDFPHLDWPEHARKTVNLGKELAAADFVITAPEGKNTVRARVIGVVENQAPTKALVEDLPVVDGVAEGADGTCQIALVERHRGTGGVTNGFVKGFGYEGRMAMASTVAHDSHHMIVVGTDREMMARAANRLGEVGGGVTVWRDGEELALVELPIAGLMSDSPASEVAQKAAAMVQAMEACGCTLNNAYMQHSLLALVVIPELRISDLGLVDVTKFELTELFEEGTT; encoded by the coding sequence ATGACGGCTGATTTCAAAACATGGGCGGAGGCGGCACCGGAGCTGGTGGCCGTGGCCGCAGGGCGCCAACCGGCGGATTTGGTGATCCGCGGCGGCAAGCTGGTGAACGTGCAGAGCCGCGAGGTGCTGGACGGCTGGCAGGTGGCGGTGAAGGGCGGGCGGTTTGCCTATGTGGGCCCGGATGCCTCGCATTGCATCGGCGCGGACACAGAGGTGGTGGAGGCCGAGGGGCGCTATCTGGTGCCGGGCCTCTGCGACGGGCACATGCACATCGAGAGCGGGATGCTGACCCCGGCGGAGTTTGCCCGTGCGGTCACGCCCCATGGCACCACGGTGATGTTCACCGATCCGCACGAGATCGCCAATGTGTTGGGGCTCGAGGGCGTGCGGCTGATGCACGACGAGGCCCTGTTGCAACCTGTTTCGATCTTTACCCAGATGCCGAGCTGCGCGCCGTCCGCGCCCGGACTGGAGACCACGGGCTTCGAGATCAGCCCCGAGGACGTGGCCGAGGCGATGGCCTGGCCGGGGATCATCGGGCTGGGCGAGATGATGAACTTTCCCGGCGTGTCGGCGGGCGATCCGAAGATGCTGGCCGAGATCGCCGCGACCCAGCGGGCGGGCAAGACGGTGGGCGGGCACTATGCCTCGCCCGATCTTGGCCCTGCGTTCCATGCCTATGTCGCCGGCGGGCCGGCGGATGACCACGAGGGCACAGGCGAGGCCGATGCGATCATGCGGGTGCGCCAGGGGATGCGCTCGATGATGCGGCTTGGGAGCGCCTGGTATGACGTGGAGAGCCAGATCACGGCGGTGACCGAAAAGGGGCTGGACCCGCGCAACTTCATTCTCTGCACGGATGATTGCCACTCGGGCACTCTGGTGCAGGACGGGCACATGAACCGGGTGGTGCGCCATGCAATCGCGTGCGGCTGCGAGCCGCTGATTGCCCTGCAGATGGCGACGGTGAACACGGCCACGCATTTCGGGCTGGAGCGGGAGCTGGGCTCCATCGCGCCGGGGCGGCGGGCGGATGTGATCCTGACCTCCGACCTGAAGGCCCTGCCGATCGAGAAGGTCTGGGCCAAGGGTGTGCTGGTAGCCGAAAATGGCAAGGTCAGTGTCGATTTTCCGCATCTCGACTGGCCGGAGCATGCGCGGAAGACGGTGAACCTGGGCAAGGAGCTGGCGGCGGCGGATTTTGTGATCACGGCTCCGGAGGGCAAGAACACCGTCCGCGCCCGCGTGATCGGTGTGGTCGAGAACCAGGCGCCGACCAAGGCGCTGGTGGAGGACCTGCCAGTGGTGGATGGCGTGGCCGAGGGCGCGGATGGCACCTGCCAGATCGCGCTGGTGGAGCGGCACCGGGGCACCGGCGGCGTGACCAATGGCTTCGTGAAAGGCTTTGGCTACGAGGGGCGCATGGCGATGGCCTCGACGGTCGCGCATGACAGTCACCACATGATCGTTGTCGGCACCGACCGGGAGATGATGGCGCGGGCCGCCAACCGGCTCGGCGAGGTGGGCGGCGGCGTGACCGTCTGGCGCGACGGCGAGGAGCTGGCTCTGGTGGAGTTGCCCATCGCGGGGCTGATGAGCGACAGCCCGGCGAGCGAGGTGGCGCAGAAGGCCGCTGCCATGGTGCAGGCGATGGAGGCCTGCGGCTGCACGCTGAACAATGCCTACATGCAGCATTCTCTCCTCGCGCTGGTCGTGATACCCGAACTCAGGATTTCGGACCTCGGGCTTGTCGACGTGACAAAGTTCGAGCTGACCGAGCTGTTCGAGGAGGGGACGACGTGA
- a CDS encoding DNA topoisomerase IB, giving the protein MNAAPASLVYYPDSRPGIARRRCGRGFTYTAPDGTTIDCKRERARLKALAVPPAYEQVWISPRANGHLQATGLDARARKQYRYHPDWTAYRAATKYAELPAFGEALPAIRRRVARDLTLDAGEEPFALAAVIAMIDRLSLRVGNSDYATENGTYGATTLRSRHLRLKDGDLHLGYTSKGGKKVRRKIGNKRLQQTLQALDDLPGAELVTWVDEEGEARTVSSSRVNAWLAEITGTPGITAKTFRTWSGSVAALAAASSAERVTIKAMSEAAAERLGNTPTIARTSYIHPAVLALAEDPSALPEKAPDRPGLRLPERRLLRLIARWKP; this is encoded by the coding sequence ATGAACGCCGCGCCCGCCTCCCTCGTCTACTACCCAGACAGCCGCCCCGGCATCGCCCGGCGCCGCTGCGGCCGCGGCTTCACCTACACCGCGCCAGATGGCACAACGATCGACTGCAAGCGCGAGCGCGCCCGGCTGAAGGCCCTGGCCGTGCCGCCCGCCTACGAGCAGGTCTGGATCAGCCCCCGCGCGAACGGCCATCTGCAGGCCACCGGGCTCGATGCCCGGGCGCGCAAGCAATACCGCTACCACCCGGATTGGACAGCCTACCGCGCCGCCACCAAATACGCCGAACTGCCCGCCTTCGGAGAAGCCTTGCCTGCCATCCGCCGCCGCGTGGCGCGCGACCTCACCCTCGACGCAGGCGAGGAGCCCTTTGCCCTCGCAGCGGTCATTGCCATGATCGACAGGCTGTCACTCCGGGTCGGAAACAGTGACTATGCCACCGAAAACGGCACCTACGGCGCCACCACCCTCCGCTCGCGTCACCTGCGGCTGAAGGACGGCGACCTGCACTTGGGCTATACCTCGAAGGGCGGCAAGAAGGTGCGCCGCAAGATCGGCAACAAGCGCCTTCAGCAGACCTTGCAAGCACTCGATGACCTCCCGGGCGCCGAACTGGTGACCTGGGTGGACGAGGAGGGCGAGGCCCGCACCGTCAGTTCGTCGCGGGTCAATGCCTGGCTCGCCGAGATCACCGGCACGCCGGGCATCACCGCCAAGACCTTTCGCACCTGGTCCGGCTCGGTCGCAGCCCTCGCTGCCGCGAGTTCGGCCGAAAGAGTGACGATCAAGGCCATGTCCGAGGCCGCCGCCGAGCGCCTTGGCAACACGCCCACCATCGCCCGCACGAGCTATATCCACCCCGCCGTCCTGGCCCTCGCCGAGGACCCCTCCGCGCTGCCCGAAAAAGCGCCCGACCGCCCCGGCCTGCGCCTCCCCGAGCGCCGCCTGCTCCGGCTCATTGCCCGCTGGAAGCCCTAG
- a CDS encoding class II aldolase/adducin family protein codes for MQKGLFSSLPSISNWPDRTDLSAASGWAARNGLGEPGDFLALLKADGDTILVADGSGAGPDAIGTEPPYGMGTALAAALGQTDARCLIFARPPQSVALAALAESLLPPICTDSALFHHHHVVDPDFGGRPPEEEGPRLSALLVAPGTRAAVIGNHGVLTLGPRVSHALLHLHRFERAAGTYLRALATGHALRILPDELATSQPAPDPEAFFAAVKAVTGD; via the coding sequence ATGCAGAAGGGTCTCTTTTCCAGCCTGCCAAGCATCAGCAACTGGCCTGATCGCACCGATCTCTCGGCGGCGAGCGGCTGGGCCGCGCGCAACGGGCTGGGCGAACCAGGAGATTTTCTGGCGTTGCTCAAGGCCGATGGAGACACGATTCTGGTGGCAGACGGCTCCGGCGCGGGCCCCGATGCCATCGGCACCGAGCCGCCCTATGGCATGGGCACCGCGCTTGCCGCCGCGCTGGGCCAGACCGACGCCCGCTGCCTCATCTTTGCCCGTCCGCCGCAGTCGGTGGCCCTGGCCGCGCTCGCCGAGAGCCTGCTTCCGCCGATCTGCACCGACTCCGCGCTCTTTCACCACCACCATGTGGTGGACCCCGACTTTGGCGGCCGCCCTCCGGAGGAGGAAGGCCCGCGTCTCTCCGCCCTGCTGGTCGCACCCGGCACCCGCGCCGCCGTGATCGGCAATCATGGCGTGCTGACCCTCGGCCCGCGCGTCTCCCACGCGCTATTGCATCTGCATCGCTTCGAGCGGGCCGCCGGCACCTACCTGCGCGCCCTGGCCACCGGCCATGCCCTGCGGATCCTGCCCGACGAACTCGCCACCAGCCAGCCCGCGCCGGACCCGGAGGCCTTCTTCGCGGCCGTCAAGGCGGTGACCGGTGACTGA
- a CDS encoding SDR family oxidoreductase — translation MTDAPGRTLLSLGHGYSARALAAHIAPQGWHIIGTTRSADKLQAEHAEMHLWPGTDLAPLAARASHVLLNAGPGEEGDPFLPEIGSILAQTRPEWIGYLSTTGVYGDHSGAWVDEDTALAPSTRRGEMRVQAEAAWQGLAVTHGLPLHIFRLAGIYGPGRGPFAKVRSGTARRIIKPGQVFSRIHVDDIAQGLAASMARPSPGTIYNLCDDDPAPPQDVIAHAAELLGLPVPPAIPFDEAELSPMARSFYAESKRVSNERIKRDLGVRLLYPTYREGLAALLRAE, via the coding sequence GTGACTGACGCCCCCGGCAGGACCCTGCTCTCCCTCGGTCACGGCTACTCGGCCCGGGCGCTCGCCGCGCATATCGCCCCGCAGGGCTGGCACATCATCGGCACCACCCGCAGCGCCGACAAGCTCCAGGCGGAACATGCCGAGATGCACCTCTGGCCCGGCACCGACCTTGCCCCCCTCGCCGCCCGCGCCTCCCACGTGCTGCTCAACGCCGGCCCCGGAGAGGAGGGCGACCCGTTTCTCCCCGAAATCGGCTCCATTCTTGCCCAAACACGCCCAGAATGGATCGGCTATCTCTCCACCACCGGCGTTTATGGCGACCATTCCGGCGCCTGGGTCGATGAAGACACCGCGCTTGCCCCTTCCACCCGCCGGGGCGAGATGCGTGTGCAGGCCGAAGCCGCCTGGCAGGGCCTCGCCGTCACCCACGGCCTGCCGCTGCACATCTTCCGCCTCGCCGGCATCTATGGCCCCGGGCGCGGCCCCTTTGCCAAGGTCCGGTCTGGTACCGCGCGGCGGATCATCAAGCCCGGCCAGGTGTTCTCGCGCATCCATGTCGATGACATCGCCCAGGGCCTCGCCGCCTCCATGGCCCGGCCCTCGCCCGGCACCATCTACAACCTCTGCGACGACGACCCGGCGCCGCCGCAGGATGTGATCGCCCACGCCGCCGAACTGCTCGGACTTCCCGTGCCGCCTGCGATTCCCTTCGACGAAGCGGAACTCAGCCCCATGGCCCGCAGTTTCTATGCTGAGAGCAAGCGGGTGAGTAATGAGCGGATCAAGCGAGACCTTGGAGTACGCCTCCTCTACCCGACCTACCGGGAAGGGCTCGCCGCACTCCTCCGCGCCGAGTAG
- a CDS encoding exopolysaccharide biosynthesis protein, translated as MLDALDTLTEAETVSVSDVLDEIGIRAFAPLILVPALILVTPLSGIPGLPTIGAALMLLVTVQKLFGRKQLWLPGWITRRSVEAGKLANAVDWLRKPCRWFDRHSRKRLHPLVSRPANLVTALVISLICLMLPPLELLPMVTSLFAVAISLFAIGLLARDGLFTLLGYLWLALTGGMVAWLTL; from the coding sequence ATGCTGGATGCGCTCGACACCCTCACCGAGGCCGAAACAGTCTCAGTGTCCGACGTGCTGGACGAGATCGGCATCCGCGCCTTCGCCCCGCTCATCCTCGTCCCTGCCCTGATCCTCGTCACCCCGCTCTCCGGCATCCCCGGTCTGCCGACCATCGGCGCCGCGCTGATGCTGCTGGTGACGGTGCAAAAGCTCTTCGGCCGCAAGCAGCTCTGGCTGCCCGGATGGATCACCCGCCGCAGCGTGGAGGCCGGCAAGCTGGCAAATGCCGTGGACTGGCTCCGCAAGCCCTGCCGCTGGTTCGACCGTCACTCGCGCAAGCGCCTGCACCCGCTGGTCTCTCGCCCGGCCAATCTGGTCACCGCGCTCGTGATCTCGCTGATCTGCCTGATGCTGCCGCCGCTCGAGCTCTTGCCGATGGTCACCTCGCTCTTCGCCGTGGCCATCAGCCTCTTCGCCATCGGACTGCTGGCACGCGACGGGCTCTTCACCCTGCTGGGCTACCTCTGGCTCGCCCTCACCGGCGGGATGGTCGCCTGGCTCACGCTCTGA
- the dxs gene encoding 1-deoxy-D-xylulose-5-phosphate synthase yields MSQSPATPLLDRVSDPSALRRMSDAELRQVAGELRAETIDAVSQTGGHLGAGLGVVELTVALHAVFDTPRDRLIWDVSHQCYPHKIVTGRRDRMRTLRQKDGLSGFTKRSESPFDPFGAAHSSTSISAALGFAVARDLGAPADPPLGDAIAVIGDGAMSAGMAYEAMNNAGHLKKRLFVVLNDNEMSIAPPTGAMSAYLSRLYAGAPFQEFKAAAKGAVSLLPEPFQEGARRAKELFKSVTVGGTMFEELGFSYVGPIDGHDLDQLLPVLRTVKARADGPVLIHVITKKGKGYAPAETAADKGHGVARFDVVTGVQKKAPSNAPSYTKVFAESLIQEAERDPLITAVTAAMPDGTGLDLVGKRFPGRVFDVGIAEQHAVTFAAGQAAGGLKPFCAIYSTFLQRGYDQVVHDVAIQRLPVRFAIDRAGLVGADGATHAGAFDVAFMANLPGMVVMAAADEAELRHMVATAAAHDDGPIAFRYPRGEGTGVDMPERGIPLEIGKGRIIQEGKRVALLSFGARLSEVVAASEALSAKGITPTIADARFAKPLDRDLCLRLAAEHEAVITIEEGAVGGFGSHVAQLYAEEGVFDHGLKFRSMVLPDIFIDQASPRDMWSVAALNAEDIEAKVLSVLDVAQIGKRA; encoded by the coding sequence ATGAGCCAGAGCCCTGCCACGCCCCTCTTGGACCGGGTGAGTGACCCGTCCGCCCTGCGCCGGATGAGCGATGCCGAGCTGCGGCAGGTGGCGGGCGAACTCAGGGCCGAGACCATCGACGCGGTGAGCCAGACTGGCGGCCACCTGGGCGCGGGCCTGGGCGTGGTGGAGCTGACGGTGGCGCTGCACGCGGTGTTCGACACGCCGCGCGACCGGCTGATCTGGGATGTCAGCCACCAGTGCTACCCCCACAAGATCGTCACCGGGCGGCGCGACCGTATGCGCACCCTGCGGCAGAAGGACGGGCTGAGCGGCTTTACCAAGCGGTCGGAGAGCCCCTTCGACCCCTTCGGGGCCGCGCATTCCTCCACCTCGATCAGCGCCGCGCTGGGCTTTGCCGTGGCGCGCGACCTCGGCGCGCCCGCCGACCCGCCGCTGGGCGATGCGATTGCCGTGATCGGCGATGGCGCGATGAGCGCGGGCATGGCCTATGAGGCGATGAACAACGCGGGCCACCTGAAGAAACGGCTCTTCGTGGTGCTGAACGACAACGAGATGAGCATCGCCCCGCCGACCGGCGCGATGAGTGCCTATCTCAGCCGGCTCTATGCCGGTGCGCCGTTTCAGGAGTTCAAGGCGGCGGCCAAGGGGGCGGTCAGCCTGCTGCCCGAGCCGTTCCAGGAGGGCGCCCGGCGGGCGAAGGAGCTCTTCAAGAGCGTCACCGTGGGCGGAACGATGTTCGAGGAGCTCGGCTTTTCCTACGTCGGCCCGATCGACGGCCACGACCTCGACCAGCTTCTGCCAGTGCTGCGCACGGTCAAGGCGCGGGCCGACGGGCCGGTGCTGATTCATGTGATCACAAAAAAGGGCAAGGGCTATGCGCCCGCCGAGACAGCCGCCGACAAGGGGCATGGCGTGGCCAGGTTCGACGTAGTGACCGGGGTGCAGAAGAAGGCCCCGAGCAATGCGCCGAGCTACACGAAGGTCTTTGCCGAGAGCCTGATCCAGGAAGCCGAGCGCGACCCGCTCATCACCGCCGTCACTGCCGCGATGCCCGATGGCACCGGGCTGGACCTGGTGGGCAAGCGTTTTCCGGGCCGGGTGTTCGATGTGGGCATTGCCGAGCAGCACGCGGTGACCTTTGCGGCGGGCCAGGCGGCGGGCGGGCTGAAACCGTTTTGCGCGATCTACTCCACCTTCCTGCAACGTGGCTACGACCAGGTGGTGCATGACGTGGCGATCCAGCGCCTGCCGGTGCGCTTTGCCATCGACCGGGCCGGGCTGGTGGGGGCCGACGGGGCGACCCACGCGGGCGCCTTCGACGTGGCCTTCATGGCCAATCTGCCCGGCATGGTGGTGATGGCCGCCGCCGACGAGGCCGAGTTGCGGCACATGGTGGCCACCGCCGCCGCGCATGACGACGGGCCCATCGCCTTCCGCTATCCGCGCGGCGAGGGGACGGGCGTGGACATGCCGGAACGCGGCATTCCGCTCGAGATCGGCAAGGGCCGGATCATTCAGGAGGGCAAGCGCGTGGCGCTGCTGTCGTTCGGGGCGCGGCTCTCGGAGGTGGTGGCGGCGAGCGAGGCGCTGTCGGCCAAGGGCATCACCCCGACGATTGCCGATGCCCGATTTGCCAAGCCGCTGGACCGTGACCTCTGCCTGCGGCTGGCGGCGGAGCATGAGGCCGTGATCACCATCGAAGAGGGCGCCGTGGGCGGCTTCGGCAGCCATGTCGCGCAGCTTTATGCCGAGGAAGGCGTCTTCGACCACGGGCTGAAGTTTCGCTCCATGGTGCTGCCCGACATCTTCATCGACCAGGCCAGCCCGCGGGACATGTGGTCGGTCGCGGCGCTGAATGCCGAGGATATCGAGGCCAAGGTGCTGAGCGTGCTCGACGTGGCGCAGATCGGCAAACGGGCCTGA